The Pseudomonas baetica genome includes a region encoding these proteins:
- a CDS encoding GAF domain-containing sensor histidine kinase, translated as MGQTAAADIATVGRISAVPAILQVIRELTGLRFAAVARVTEDSWTTCAVLDQLEFGLQVGGELDVVTTLCHEIRQSHVSVVIDKASEDPLYREHHTPRLYKFESYISVPVFRTDGRFFGTICALDPNPAQLKSSSIQSTMESFARMLALQIETEENLQRTETALQTERENSELREQFIAVLGHDLRNPLFAISAGAEMHLRKYPDPAIEVRVRNILGSAQRATRLVDDVLDFARGRLGKGIPVDIQHCADLTEAVQQVVTEIRNVHPQRTISATIGDLQGVHCDRGRIAQLLSNLLANAVTHGDPEGEIEVIAQVEHGALMLAVKNQGHIPEAVLPHLFQPYSRPTGSAPQAGLGLGLYIASQIAQSHGGRLHVASTAQSGTLFTFSLPTT; from the coding sequence ATGGGGCAGACAGCGGCAGCAGACATCGCAACGGTCGGTCGCATCAGCGCGGTCCCGGCGATCCTTCAGGTGATTCGCGAGTTGACCGGCCTGCGTTTTGCCGCCGTGGCGCGGGTGACCGAAGACTCGTGGACCACCTGCGCGGTGCTCGACCAGTTGGAGTTCGGCTTGCAGGTCGGTGGCGAACTGGATGTGGTCACCACGCTGTGCCACGAAATCCGTCAGTCGCATGTTTCGGTGGTGATCGACAAGGCCAGCGAAGATCCGCTCTACCGCGAGCATCACACCCCACGCCTGTACAAGTTCGAGAGCTATATCTCGGTCCCGGTGTTTCGCACCGACGGGCGGTTTTTCGGCACGATCTGCGCACTCGATCCGAACCCGGCACAGCTCAAGTCCAGCAGCATTCAGAGCACCATGGAATCGTTCGCGCGGATGCTCGCGCTGCAAATCGAAACCGAGGAAAACCTGCAACGCACCGAAACCGCGTTGCAGACCGAGCGCGAAAACAGCGAGCTGCGCGAACAGTTCATCGCCGTGCTCGGCCACGATTTGCGCAACCCGTTGTTCGCCATCAGCGCCGGCGCCGAAATGCACCTGCGCAAGTATCCGGACCCGGCCATTGAAGTGCGCGTACGCAACATCCTCGGTAGCGCGCAACGGGCGACGCGACTGGTAGATGATGTACTCGATTTCGCTCGCGGGCGTTTGGGCAAAGGCATTCCGGTGGATATCCAGCACTGCGCGGACCTGACCGAAGCGGTGCAGCAGGTGGTAACGGAGATCCGCAACGTGCATCCCCAACGCACGATCAGCGCGACCATTGGCGACTTGCAGGGTGTGCACTGCGACCGTGGACGGATTGCCCAACTGCTGTCGAACCTGCTGGCCAACGCCGTGACCCATGGCGACCCGGAGGGCGAGATCGAGGTCATCGCTCAGGTCGAACACGGTGCGTTGATGCTGGCGGTAAAGAACCAGGGGCACATTCCCGAGGCGGTTCTGCCGCATCTGTTCCAGCCCTACTCGCGCCCGACCGGCAGCGCGCCCCAGGCCGGCCTCGGTCTGGGTCTCTACATCGCCAGCCAGATTGCGCAGTCCCACGGCGGCCGCCTGCATGTGGCGTCGACCGCACAAAGCGGCACGCTGTTTACCTTTAGCCTGCCCACGACCTGA
- a CDS encoding PepSY domain-containing protein yields MKTLTALFTAAALTLTAGLAQADVRVDQIPELVKSGKIKSLESMNAEALKLHPGATITDTDLDNHFNGYEYEVELKTADGKEFDVDFDATTGKVLSNKQDT; encoded by the coding sequence ATGAAAACTTTGACTGCCCTGTTTACCGCTGCTGCCCTGACGCTGACTGCTGGCCTGGCCCAGGCTGATGTTCGCGTCGATCAGATCCCTGAATTGGTCAAGTCCGGCAAGATCAAGTCGCTGGAATCGATGAACGCCGAAGCGCTGAAGCTGCACCCGGGTGCGACCATCACCGACACCGACCTGGATAACCACTTCAACGGTTATGAGTACGAAGTCGAGCTGAAAACCGCCGATGGCAAAGAGTTCGACGTGGACTTCGACGCCACCACCGGCAAGGTGCTGAGCAACAAGCAAGACACCTGA
- a CDS encoding glycerophosphodiester phosphodiesterase gives MPATFTKSALVLSLLLGLGQANAASHADVNALAAAHGIPHPAVIAHRGASFDAPESTAASYKLARDLGADYLEMDLQRSKDGVLFALHDNNLQRTTDVASKFPDRKDSPATAFTMAELKTLDAGSWYNKAYPDRARPSYAGLKILTLDEIIDIAQANPQHKPGLYIETKEPQLFPGIEKDLKDKLQDRGWLSPAGSKLAKSALGVGQGKGKVILQTFEKNSLELLQKEMPQVPKILLLWVGEGSIEPKSKVTFAESGEKDKNTFYGKQAPKSEAEFKQWVDYAKAQGAIGTGPSAKLTKGGDQSYSDLVQPWMNQYTHDQGLLVHVYTVDEPVDFEKVMASGVDGIFTNRASELLKFYKRPASASVDQVLKNNGF, from the coding sequence ATGCCCGCTACTTTCACCAAAAGCGCCCTCGTGCTGAGCCTGTTGCTCGGTCTCGGTCAGGCCAACGCCGCCAGCCACGCTGACGTCAACGCACTGGCCGCGGCGCATGGCATTCCGCATCCAGCGGTCATCGCTCACCGTGGCGCTTCCTTCGATGCCCCGGAATCCACCGCAGCGTCCTACAAACTGGCGCGCGATCTGGGCGCCGATTACCTGGAAATGGACCTGCAACGCAGCAAGGACGGCGTGCTGTTCGCCCTGCATGACAACAATCTGCAACGCACCACCGACGTTGCCAGCAAATTCCCTGACCGCAAGGACAGCCCGGCCACGGCGTTCACCATGGCCGAACTGAAAACCCTCGACGCCGGCAGCTGGTACAACAAGGCCTACCCGGATCGCGCGCGCCCGTCCTACGCCGGGCTGAAAATTCTGACCCTTGATGAAATCATCGACATCGCCCAGGCCAACCCGCAGCACAAGCCGGGCCTGTACATCGAGACCAAGGAGCCACAACTGTTTCCGGGGATCGAGAAAGACCTGAAAGACAAACTGCAGGATCGCGGCTGGCTGAGCCCTGCCGGCTCGAAACTGGCGAAAAGTGCGCTGGGCGTAGGTCAAGGCAAAGGCAAGGTGATCCTGCAGACCTTCGAGAAGAACAGCCTCGAACTGCTGCAAAAGGAAATGCCGCAAGTGCCGAAAATCCTCCTGCTGTGGGTCGGCGAAGGCAGCATCGAACCAAAATCGAAAGTGACCTTTGCCGAGTCCGGCGAGAAGGACAAGAACACTTTCTACGGCAAGCAAGCGCCGAAATCCGAAGCTGAATTCAAGCAGTGGGTCGACTACGCCAAGGCTCAGGGCGCCATTGGTACCGGTCCTTCGGCGAAGCTGACCAAGGGCGGCGATCAGAGCTATTCGGATCTGGTGCAGCCGTGGATGAACCAGTACACCCACGATCAGGGTTTGCTGGTACACGTGTATACCGTCGATGAGCCGGTGGACTTTGAGAAAGTCATGGCATCCGGCGTCGATGGCATTTTCACCAACCGCGCCAGCGAGCTGTTGAAGTTCTACAAGCGTCCGGCGAGTGCCAGTGTTGATCAGGTGTTGAAGAACAACGGCTTCTGA
- a CDS encoding DUF2025 family protein produces MRITSQLICQAADDLKGFVGLNRKTGQYIVRFSEDSFGMDVADDGIIPTSEFVWARISETTMTLKRELIQLLLDQNIDDRINISEPLRVYMSKREVPEIVAVRSLVRG; encoded by the coding sequence ATGCGCATCACTTCCCAGCTCATCTGCCAGGCCGCCGACGACCTCAAGGGCTTTGTTGGCCTCAACCGCAAGACCGGACAATACATCGTACGTTTCAGCGAGGACTCGTTCGGCATGGATGTGGCGGATGACGGCATTATTCCCACCAGTGAATTTGTCTGGGCGCGGATTTCGGAAACGACCATGACGCTTAAACGCGAATTGATTCAGTTGCTGCTGGATCAGAATATCGATGACCGTATCAACATCAGCGAGCCGTTGCGGGTGTACATGAGCAAGCGCGAAGTGCCGGAGATTGTCGCTGTGCGCAGTCTGGTGCGGGGCTGA
- a CDS encoding antibiotic biosynthesis monooxygenase family protein gives MTPNEPCFAVIFTSTRTEGDNGYAEASERMMELVVEQPGFLGIDSIRGADGVGITISYWESEAAILAWRQHPEHRVIQARGRSIWYSAFQTRVCKVEREYRFGQ, from the coding sequence ATGACGCCGAACGAGCCTTGCTTCGCGGTGATTTTCACCTCGACCCGCACCGAGGGCGACAACGGTTATGCCGAGGCGTCCGAGCGCATGATGGAACTGGTTGTGGAGCAGCCGGGGTTTCTCGGAATTGACTCGATTCGCGGGGCGGATGGCGTCGGGATCACGATTTCCTACTGGGAGAGCGAGGCGGCGATTCTGGCGTGGCGGCAACATCCCGAGCACCGGGTGATTCAGGCGCGTGGGCGGTCGATCTGGTATTCGGCGTTTCAGACGCGGGTGTGCAAGGTTGAGCGCGAGTATCGGTTTGGGCAGTGA
- a CDS encoding CTP synthase C-terminal region-related (seleno)protein gives MENRATRIALIGDYDPQVTAHQAIPVALGLVAEHLGQAVPFDWLATDQIHTDTPLTGYDGFWCVPASPYKSEAGALRAIRFAREQQRPFLGTCGGFQHAVLEFSRNVLGWADAEHGETSPESEKAVLTPLTCSLVEAVDSIHLVPGSLIAQAYETSEIREGYRCRYGVNPQFERALLSHQLHAVGHDSAGDLRAIELNNHVFFVATLFQPERAALKGQVPPLVRAFVEACAEQTP, from the coding sequence ATGGAAAATCGCGCCACCCGCATCGCCCTGATCGGCGATTACGACCCGCAAGTCACTGCCCACCAGGCCATTCCTGTCGCGCTCGGTCTGGTGGCCGAACACCTCGGCCAGGCTGTGCCATTCGATTGGCTGGCCACGGATCAAATCCACACCGATACACCGCTGACAGGCTACGACGGCTTCTGGTGCGTGCCGGCCAGCCCCTATAAAAGTGAAGCCGGTGCGCTGCGGGCGATCCGTTTTGCCCGCGAACAACAGCGCCCTTTCCTCGGCACCTGCGGCGGTTTTCAGCATGCGGTGCTGGAATTTTCCCGCAATGTGCTGGGCTGGGCTGATGCCGAACATGGCGAAACTTCGCCCGAATCGGAAAAAGCAGTGCTCACGCCACTGACCTGCTCGCTGGTGGAAGCCGTGGACAGCATTCATCTGGTGCCTGGTTCGCTGATCGCCCAGGCGTACGAAACATCCGAGATTCGTGAAGGCTATCGCTGCCGCTACGGTGTGAATCCGCAGTTCGAACGGGCATTGCTGAGCCATCAGCTCCACGCCGTGGGTCATGATTCGGCGGGTGATTTGCGGGCGATCGAGTTGAACAACCATGTGTTTTTTGTCGCGACGCTGTTTCAGCCGGAACGTGCGGCACTCAAGGGTCAGGTCCCGCCGCTGGTGCGGGCGTTCGTTGAAGCATGCGCGGAGCAAACCCCATGA
- a CDS encoding LysR family transcriptional regulator yields the protein MLIDGAHYRLALTHSTLAFAQVINASTHYRLDYPDLALILALVRGGSLARASQLLKVDVSTVFRAVRRLEAALGQQLFEKSRAGYLPTTLAQTLAEQAERAEQALDAARIGVEQGGEVVSGTVRLTCTDSVLQGLLLPALAQFMPNYPALTIELSTSNDFANLSRRDADIAMRLTRTPPEHLVGRQLAKISYRVCASERYLQTVDATDLAALTWIAPDDFLPDHPTIAWRRQQLPGVTPGYRCNSMLCVTELVRAGLGVAALPDFLISDGLQALSEPLHGYDTALWLLTRPDCRALRSVVTLFDELGRALRLP from the coding sequence TTGTTGATTGATGGGGCTCACTATAGATTGGCGCTCACGCACTCAACATTGGCGTTTGCCCAAGTGATCAATGCATCGACGCACTATCGGCTCGACTATCCGGATCTGGCCCTGATCCTCGCGTTGGTGCGCGGCGGCTCTCTGGCCCGTGCCTCACAACTGTTGAAGGTCGACGTCTCGACGGTGTTCCGTGCTGTTCGCCGTCTCGAAGCTGCGCTCGGCCAGCAACTGTTCGAAAAAAGCCGTGCCGGTTACCTGCCAACGACGCTCGCGCAGACGCTCGCCGAACAGGCCGAACGCGCCGAGCAGGCACTGGACGCCGCGCGGATCGGCGTGGAGCAGGGCGGTGAAGTGGTCAGCGGCACGGTGCGCCTGACCTGCACCGACTCGGTGTTACAAGGTTTACTGTTGCCGGCACTGGCGCAGTTCATGCCCAACTACCCGGCGCTGACCATCGAATTAAGCACCTCCAACGATTTCGCCAACCTCAGCCGACGTGATGCCGACATCGCTATGCGCCTGACGCGCACACCGCCGGAGCATCTGGTCGGACGGCAACTGGCGAAGATTTCCTACCGCGTCTGCGCCAGTGAGCGCTATCTGCAGACTGTGGATGCCACGGATCTGGCGGCACTGACCTGGATCGCCCCGGACGATTTCCTGCCCGATCACCCGACCATCGCCTGGCGCCGTCAGCAATTGCCTGGGGTCACGCCGGGTTACCGCTGCAACAGCATGCTCTGCGTCACCGAACTGGTGCGCGCCGGCCTCGGTGTCGCGGCGTTGCCGGACTTTTTGATCAGCGATGGCTTGCAGGCGTTGAGCGAACCGCTGCACGGCTACGACACCGCGCTGTGGTTGCTGACCCGACCGGATTGCCGGGCATTGCGCTCGGTGGTCACGTTGTTCGATGAGCTCGGACGGGCGTTGCGTTTACCCTGA
- a CDS encoding DUF1003 domain-containing protein produces MNTEKPETSAAPVDHLRFHRPHAHLNTTFGNDTFALRAEAFARFFGTPTFLGAQTLIVVLRVCLNAFGVTTFDVYPFILLNLAFSLQSAYAAPLILLAQTRQAARDKAQADADAQHREALAQANTERQAEAAQNSAQLLALLEQNTRLTEMTKSLTERIEGLTSELHAHVCQNPQR; encoded by the coding sequence ATGAACACCGAGAAACCCGAGACATCCGCCGCCCCCGTCGATCACCTGCGCTTCCACCGCCCCCACGCCCACCTGAACACGACCTTCGGCAACGATACCTTCGCCTTGCGCGCCGAAGCGTTCGCGCGGTTCTTCGGCACGCCAACCTTTCTCGGCGCACAAACGCTGATCGTCGTGTTGAGGGTCTGTCTGAACGCGTTTGGCGTGACCACGTTCGACGTTTACCCGTTCATCCTGTTGAACCTCGCGTTCAGCCTGCAATCGGCCTACGCCGCGCCACTGATCCTGCTCGCACAAACCCGCCAGGCCGCGCGGGACAAGGCACAGGCCGACGCTGATGCGCAGCACCGCGAAGCGCTGGCACAGGCCAATACAGAACGTCAGGCTGAGGCGGCGCAGAACTCCGCGCAATTGTTAGCGTTGCTGGAACAAAACACCCGCCTCACCGAAATGACCAAAAGCCTGACCGAACGCATCGAAGGCCTGACCAGCGAACTACACGCCCACGTTTGCCAGAACCCACAGCGTTGA
- a CDS encoding methyl-accepting chemotaxis protein yields MFFNRHKSALDDLQQTLTQQNGLLDAINRSMAVIEFDLDAVVLSANDNFLKTMGYRAEHAIGQPHRLFCTPEFGRSAQYTELWTRLKNGEFQSGTFERVNSQGQTVWLEASYNPIKDASGRVVKVVKYAMDVTAKVQQESEANAKLEAIDRAMAVIEFNLDGSVITANQNFLTRMGYTLAELKGKHHRLFCTSELVNSSAYQDFWRRLNHGEFFQGQFERIDKRGQTVWLEANYNPVYDASGRLCKVVKFASDVTARVEQHEQDARSASAAYHISVETRKVAEQGTQVIQQAASEMREIAEDIAQSSTLIAQLGERSEQITAIVNTIRGIADQTNLLALNAAIEAARAGEQGRGFAVVADEVRQLAARTSGSTAEISSMIGLIQSETRQAIKSMDDTRDRAAQGVELADQAGTVILQIRDGASEAVQAVSMFANERAPN; encoded by the coding sequence ATGTTCTTTAATCGCCACAAATCTGCCCTCGACGACCTTCAGCAAACCCTCACTCAACAAAATGGCCTGCTCGATGCCATCAACCGCTCCATGGCGGTGATTGAATTCGATCTCGACGCCGTCGTGTTGAGCGCGAACGACAACTTCCTCAAGACCATGGGTTACCGCGCCGAACACGCGATCGGCCAGCCCCATCGTCTGTTCTGCACCCCTGAGTTTGGCCGCAGCGCTCAGTACACCGAGTTGTGGACACGCCTGAAAAACGGTGAGTTTCAATCCGGCACGTTCGAACGCGTCAATAGCCAAGGCCAGACGGTCTGGCTCGAAGCCAGTTATAACCCGATCAAGGATGCCTCCGGACGCGTGGTGAAAGTGGTCAAGTACGCCATGGACGTGACGGCCAAGGTGCAACAGGAAAGCGAGGCCAACGCCAAGTTAGAGGCGATCGACCGGGCGATGGCGGTGATTGAATTCAACCTCGACGGCAGCGTTATCACCGCCAACCAGAATTTTCTCACGCGCATGGGCTACACACTCGCCGAGCTCAAAGGTAAACATCACCGTTTGTTCTGCACCTCGGAACTGGTCAACAGCAGCGCGTATCAGGATTTCTGGCGGCGGTTGAATCATGGCGAGTTCTTCCAGGGCCAGTTCGAGCGCATCGACAAGCGCGGCCAGACCGTTTGGCTAGAGGCCAATTACAACCCGGTTTACGACGCCTCCGGGCGTTTGTGCAAAGTGGTGAAATTCGCTTCGGACGTCACCGCGCGGGTCGAACAACACGAGCAAGATGCGCGCAGTGCCAGCGCCGCTTATCACATCTCGGTCGAGACCCGGAAGGTCGCCGAACAAGGCACCCAGGTCATTCAACAAGCCGCTAGCGAGATGCGCGAAATTGCCGAGGACATTGCCCAATCCTCAACGCTGATCGCGCAACTGGGTGAACGCTCCGAGCAGATCACGGCCATCGTCAACACCATCCGCGGGATTGCCGACCAGACCAATTTGCTGGCGCTCAACGCTGCCATCGAAGCGGCGCGAGCCGGTGAACAGGGCCGAGGGTTTGCCGTGGTGGCCGATGAAGTGCGGCAACTGGCGGCGCGTACCAGCGGCTCGACGGCGGAGATTTCCAGCATGATCGGTTTGATCCAGAGTGAAACCCGCCAGGCCATCAAGAGCATGGACGACACCCGCGATCGCGCGGCTCAGGGCGTTGAACTGGCGGATCAGGCGGGTACGGTGATCTTGCAGATTCGTGATGGCGCCAGTGAAGCGGTGCAGGCAGTGAGCATGTTTGCCAATGAGCGGGCGCCGAATTGA
- a CDS encoding TetR/AcrR family transcriptional regulator yields MTVPQRLTDRKREAIIQAAIAEFRANGFETTSMDKIAATAGVSKRTVYNHFPSKEELFAEILNQLWARISAEQSIIYRPDQPLHDQLRQMLLAKLQLMADDNFLSLARVAIAATIHSPERAQNMVARMGEREEGLTVWIRAAQADGRLKPLDADFAAHQVQGLLKSFGFWPQISMGQPPLDTATQRNVAESALEMFLAHYQL; encoded by the coding sequence ATGACAGTCCCACAGCGCCTCACCGACCGTAAACGCGAAGCCATCATTCAGGCGGCGATTGCCGAATTCCGCGCCAATGGTTTCGAGACCACCAGCATGGACAAGATCGCGGCCACCGCCGGCGTGTCGAAACGCACTGTGTACAACCATTTTCCCAGCAAAGAAGAGCTGTTCGCGGAAATTCTCAACCAGTTATGGGCGCGGATCAGCGCCGAGCAGTCGATCATTTATCGCCCTGATCAGCCGCTGCACGATCAGTTACGGCAGATGTTGTTGGCCAAACTGCAACTGATGGCCGATGACAACTTCCTCAGCCTGGCGCGTGTAGCGATTGCCGCGACCATCCACTCACCGGAGCGCGCGCAGAACATGGTGGCGCGCATGGGTGAGCGCGAAGAAGGCCTGACCGTGTGGATTCGCGCCGCTCAGGCGGACGGCCGATTGAAACCGCTAGACGCGGATTTCGCCGCACACCAGGTGCAGGGCCTGCTGAAGTCGTTCGGTTTCTGGCCGCAGATTTCCATGGGCCAGCCGCCGCTCGACACAGCGACGCAGCGCAACGTGGCCGAATCGGCGCTGGAGATGTTTCTGGCGCACTATCAGCTCTAA
- a CDS encoding MBL fold metallo-hydrolase, which produces MANPISTADNTSTPEASRQDQGLFRNHAPVQREGVRKMLRIMWNMIFHKPRNTRPAAPIPVQPLTREDLLAAPNHSVYRLGHSTLLLKMQDKFWITDPVFAKRASPVQWAGPKRFHQPPISLDELPPIEAVILSHNHYDHLDYEAVLRLAVKTNLFLTPLGVGDTLIKWGIDANKVRQFDWWQGTEVAGIRFIATPSQHFSGRGLFDSNSTLWASWVMIDGDTRIFFSGDTGYFDGFKRIGEQFGPFDLTLMETGAYNVEWPHVHMQPEETLQAHLDLKGRWLFPIHNGTFDLAMHAWHEPFDRILALAWERSVSITTPQMGEAFNIAQPQRGNAWWMGVEGESEGVVQNA; this is translated from the coding sequence ATGGCCAATCCAATATCTACAGCGGACAACACCTCCACGCCTGAAGCCTCTCGACAGGATCAAGGCCTGTTTCGCAATCATGCGCCGGTGCAACGCGAAGGCGTGCGCAAAATGCTGCGCATCATGTGGAACATGATCTTCCACAAACCGCGTAATACTCGACCTGCTGCGCCGATCCCGGTACAGCCACTGACCCGCGAAGACCTGCTGGCCGCGCCGAACCACAGCGTCTATCGCCTTGGCCACTCGACCTTGCTGCTGAAGATGCAGGACAAATTCTGGATCACCGACCCGGTCTTCGCCAAGCGCGCTTCGCCGGTGCAATGGGCCGGGCCGAAACGCTTCCACCAGCCGCCGATCAGCCTCGACGAGTTGCCACCGATCGAAGCGGTGATCCTGTCCCACAACCACTACGACCACCTCGATTACGAGGCCGTGCTGCGGCTGGCGGTGAAAACCAATCTGTTCCTGACCCCGTTGGGCGTCGGCGACACCCTGATCAAATGGGGCATCGACGCCAACAAGGTTCGCCAGTTCGACTGGTGGCAAGGCACCGAAGTCGCCGGCATCCGCTTCATCGCCACGCCGTCGCAACACTTCTCCGGCCGCGGCCTGTTCGACAGCAACAGCACCCTGTGGGCGTCGTGGGTGATGATCGACGGCGACACCCGCATCTTCTTCAGTGGCGACACTGGTTACTTCGACGGCTTCAAACGCATCGGCGAACAATTCGGCCCGTTCGACCTGACCCTGATGGAAACCGGCGCCTACAACGTCGAATGGCCACACGTGCACATGCAACCGGAAGAAACCCTGCAAGCCCACCTCGACCTCAAGGGCCGCTGGCTGTTTCCCATCCACAACGGCACTTTTGATCTGGCGATGCATGCCTGGCATGAACCGTTTGATCGGATCCTCGCACTGGCCTGGGAGCGCAGTGTTTCGATTACCACGCCGCAGATGGGGGAGGCGTTCAACATCGCTCAGCCGCAGCGTGGGAATGCGTGGTGGATGGGGGTTGAAGGGGAGAGTGAGGGAGTGGTGCAAAACGCCTGA